GATTTTAATGATTATTTAAATGCAAGATTAATTATATCAAATACTCAAAGAAGTGAAGATGATTCTAACTCATCAGAAATGATAAAAAAAGTAGATATTAATCTTATATCAGAATATTTTAAAACACTTAAAGATAAAGGTTGCAATTCAAGAACAATTGCAAGAAAATATTCTTCACTCAACTCATTTTACAAATATCTCTTAGAAAATAATTATATAGAAAAAACTCCCTTTGAACTTTTTGAATATCCTAAAATAAACATTTCACTTCCTGAATATTTAGAATATGAAGAGTTGGAAAAGTTACTTGAATGTATAGAAAAATTAATTAAAAAAGAAAAAAACAAAAATAACTCTAAAAATAATTTATTAAATGAGATCAGAGATAAGGCTTTGTTTGAATTTATGTATTCCACAGGGGTAAGAGTCTCTGAGGTATGTGAATTAAAAATAGATAACATTAATATAGAAGAGTCTTTTTGTATAATTTTTGGGAAAGGTAAAAAAGAGAGAATTATTCCTTTTGGAGATAAAGCAAAAAAAGACCTACAGGAATATATACAAAACATAAGACCAATATTAAATAAAAAAAATAAAAGTTATCTTTTTCTTTCAAGAAATGGAGATAAACTATCAAGAATAACTATATGGAAAAACTTAAAGAAATATGGAAAAATTTCAGGTCTTAAAAAGAATCTTTACCCTCATATCTTAAGACATACTTTTGCAACACATCTTATATCAAATGGTGCAGAT
The DNA window shown above is from Spirochaetota bacterium and carries:
- a CDS encoding tyrosine recombinase produces the protein MFKKLIFKFLNYILLERNYSKNTYLSYKNDLEDFNDYLNARLIISNTQRSEDDSNSSEMIKKVDINLISEYFKTLKDKGCNSRTIARKYSSLNSFYKYLLENNYIEKTPFELFEYPKINISLPEYLEYEELEKLLECIEKLIKKEKNKNNSKNNLLNEIRDKALFEFMYSTGVRVSEVCELKIDNINIEESFCIIFGKGKKERIIPFGDKAKKDLQEYIQNIRPILNKKNKSYLFLSRNGDKLSRITIWKNLKKYGKISGLKKNLYPHILRHTFATHLISNGADIRFVQELLGHESILTTQIYTHLDTKTLVEFYKKYSFR